The Saprospiraceae bacterium genome includes a window with the following:
- the lysS gene encoding lysine--tRNA ligase, whose product MHHLTEQEIIRRENLQKIIDANIDPYPSDTFAVNATAEEIKRNFKTGDTTYQKVSLAGRLMSKRIMGKASFAELQDATGRIQIYISRDDICPEDDKVLYNDAFKKWFDLGDFIGIEGFAFYTQMGECTIHVTKLTLLSKSLRPLPVVKKDDEGNIYDAFTDPEQRYRQRYVDLVVNPEVRDVFVKRTKMYQSMREYLNEKGYLEVETPILQPLYGGAAARPFTTHHNTLDMKLYLRIANELYLKRLIVGGFDGVYEFSKDFRNEGMSRFHNPEFTQIELYVAYKDYEWMMDLVEEMVEKVAIDIHGTTEVQVGENIINFKRPWKRYTMYEAIQHFTGIDISEMDETQLRETARKLHVPVDNTMGKGKLIDEIFGEKCEGQLIQPTFITDYPVEMSPLAKKHKSKPGLVERFEAICNKKEICNAFSELNDPIDQRQRFESQLELGKRGDEEAMVLDEDFLRALEYGMPPTAGLGIGMDRLAMIMTNQSSIQEVLFFPQMKAEK is encoded by the coding sequence AGATCAAGCGAAATTTTAAAACCGGTGATACTACTTATCAAAAAGTAAGTCTGGCTGGAAGATTGATGTCTAAACGTATAATGGGGAAAGCATCATTTGCTGAACTACAGGATGCAACAGGTAGAATCCAGATATATATATCCAGAGATGATATCTGCCCCGAAGATGATAAAGTTTTGTATAATGATGCTTTTAAAAAATGGTTTGACCTGGGAGATTTTATAGGCATTGAAGGATTTGCTTTCTATACCCAAATGGGTGAGTGTACGATTCATGTGACCAAACTTACACTGCTGTCCAAGTCACTCAGACCATTACCTGTTGTTAAAAAAGATGATGAAGGTAACATTTATGATGCTTTTACAGATCCTGAACAAAGATACAGACAACGTTATGTCGATCTGGTAGTAAATCCGGAGGTAAGAGATGTTTTTGTCAAAAGAACAAAAATGTACCAGTCGATGCGGGAATATCTGAACGAGAAAGGATATCTGGAAGTAGAAACACCAATCCTTCAGCCTTTATACGGCGGTGCTGCTGCAAGACCATTTACTACGCATCACAATACACTTGACATGAAGTTGTATCTACGTATTGCAAATGAACTGTACCTCAAACGACTCATTGTTGGCGGATTTGATGGTGTTTATGAATTTAGTAAAGATTTTCGGAACGAAGGAATGAGTAGATTTCATAATCCGGAGTTTACACAAATAGAATTGTATGTAGCCTATAAAGATTATGAATGGATGATGGATCTGGTCGAAGAAATGGTGGAAAAAGTAGCCATTGATATACATGGTACCACAGAAGTGCAGGTCGGTGAAAATATAATTAATTTTAAAAGACCATGGAAACGCTATACAATGTATGAAGCGATACAGCATTTTACAGGTATAGATATCAGTGAAATGGATGAAACACAGTTACGTGAGACTGCCAGAAAACTTCATGTACCTGTTGATAATACGATGGGGAAAGGGAAGTTAATAGATGAGATTTTTGGTGAAAAATGCGAAGGTCAACTCATTCAACCAACCTTCATTACGGACTATCCGGTAGAAATGTCGCCATTAGCAAAAAAACATAAATCAAAACCCGGATTGGTAGAAAGATTTGAAGCTATCTGCAATAAAAAAGAAATTTGTAATGCCTTTTCTGAATTGAATGATCCGATTGATCAAAGACAAAGATTCGAATCACAGTTGGAACTGGGTAAACGAGGAGATGAAGAAGCCATGGTTTTGGATGAAGACTTTCTGAGAGCACTGGAATATGGAATGCCTCCGACGGCAGGTCTTGGAATTGGAATGGATAGATTAGCTATGATTATGACAAATCAGAGTTCTATTCAGGAAGTATTATTTTTTCCGCAAATGAAAGCAGAAAAGTAA
- a CDS encoding histidinol-phosphate aminotransferase family protein has product MQNINRREWLRNAGLTAGAIALWNNPLKSLNHIGQYDNGTFTDDYTAQIIRLSSNENPYGPSEYVRKKISENFDSICRYPGSEIAALTQKLATKEGVTSEHILVTIGSTEGLKISALAYLQNGSELVTADPTFEAMPRYAEACGAYVHKVPVDDKMCIDLAAMEKRCNSNTKMVFICNPNNPTGTILKSSEMEQFCSRMAMRTMVFSDEAYYDYIEEKAYPSMINLVKQDLNVIVSRTFSKVYGIAGLRIGYLIARPDIITRIKAFQIDRPNCMALTAASSAMDELSFYDYSLKQNREAKKMICQTLDNLGLKYTESHANFIFFKTGMDIQKFQVKMKEQNIQVGRGFPPFNDWCRVSTGKIEDMLILQNVLKSVLS; this is encoded by the coding sequence ATGCAAAATATAAACAGACGGGAATGGTTGCGAAATGCAGGGTTGACAGCAGGTGCGATTGCACTTTGGAACAATCCCTTAAAAAGTCTGAATCATATCGGACAATATGATAACGGAACTTTTACAGACGATTATACGGCACAGATAATCAGACTGAGTTCAAATGAAAATCCTTACGGACCATCTGAATATGTCAGGAAGAAGATTTCAGAAAATTTTGATAGTATTTGTCGCTACCCCGGATCAGAAATTGCAGCTCTTACTCAAAAACTTGCCACAAAAGAAGGTGTTACATCAGAACACATCTTAGTTACCATAGGATCAACTGAAGGTTTGAAGATATCAGCACTGGCTTATCTTCAAAACGGGAGTGAATTAGTGACTGCTGATCCAACCTTTGAAGCGATGCCCAGATACGCAGAAGCTTGTGGGGCATATGTGCATAAAGTTCCGGTAGATGATAAGATGTGTATAGACCTTGCTGCGATGGAAAAAAGATGTAACTCCAATACCAAAATGGTTTTTATCTGCAACCCCAATAATCCCACAGGAACCATTTTAAAATCTTCAGAAATGGAGCAGTTTTGTTCCCGAATGGCAATGAGAACGATGGTTTTTAGTGATGAAGCTTATTATGATTACATTGAAGAAAAAGCTTATCCATCCATGATAAATCTGGTAAAACAAGACCTGAATGTGATCGTGTCGAGAACTTTTTCAAAAGTGTATGGAATAGCGGGATTGCGAATAGGTTACTTAATAGCCAGACCGGATATTATCACCCGAATTAAAGCTTTTCAGATAGACAGGCCAAATTGTATGGCCTTGACGGCAGCATCTTCCGCAATGGATGAACTATCATTTTATGATTATAGTCTGAAACAAAACAGAGAAGCTAAAAAGATGATTTGTCAGACTTTGGATAATTTGGGACTAAAATACACTGAAAGTCACGCTAACTTCATTTTTTTTAAAACCGGCATGGATATACAGAAATTTCAAGTGAAAATGAAAGAACAAAATATTCAGGTAGGCAGAGGATTTCCTCCATTTAATGATTGGTGTCGTGTGAGTACAGGAAAGATTGAAGATATGTTGATTCTTCAAAATGTGCTTAAAAGTGTATTGAGTTGA
- a CDS encoding TIGR00730 family Rossman fold protein — protein sequence MNESMELKNLNKNKIRKMKKWSELKGENSWTMFKVMAEFVDGFETLNQLDPCVSIFGSARTKPDHKYYQLATDIAQKCIEEGFGVITGGGPGIMEAGNKGAYLQGGLSVGLNIDLPFEQSNNPYIDPSRNLNHRYFFVRKVMFVKYAQAFIVCPGGFGTLDELFEVLTLIQTKKIDMVPVILVGKEYWSGLRDWIVDIMLGVENNISANDLNLFSISDDPDEIIGIIHKFYESSGQGGEIKPNYSL from the coding sequence ATGAACGAATCGATGGAGTTGAAGAACTTAAACAAGAATAAAATCAGAAAAATGAAAAAGTGGAGTGAATTAAAGGGAGAAAATAGCTGGACGATGTTCAAGGTGATGGCAGAGTTTGTGGATGGATTTGAAACATTAAATCAACTCGATCCCTGTGTGTCGATTTTTGGGTCTGCCAGGACTAAGCCGGATCATAAATATTATCAACTAGCAACTGATATTGCTCAGAAATGTATCGAAGAAGGGTTTGGAGTCATAACAGGTGGTGGGCCAGGTATTATGGAAGCAGGAAATAAGGGGGCATATTTGCAAGGTGGACTTTCAGTTGGTCTCAATATTGACCTCCCGTTTGAACAATCCAATAATCCATACATTGATCCAAGCCGTAACCTGAATCACAGATACTTCTTCGTTCGTAAAGTGATGTTTGTAAAATACGCACAGGCCTTCATAGTCTGTCCGGGAGGATTCGGTACTTTAGATGAATTATTTGAAGTGCTGACATTAATACAGACCAAAAAAATCGATATGGTGCCCGTCATATTGGTAGGTAAAGAATATTGGAGTGGTTTGAGAGATTGGATCGTTGATATTATGCTGGGTGTAGAAAATAACATCTCAGCAAATGATCTGAATCTGTTTTCAATATCTGATGACCCTGATGAAATCATCGGTATTATACACAAGTTTTATGAATCAAGCGGACAAGGAGGTGAAATCAAGCCAAACTATTCACTTTAA
- a CDS encoding sigma-54-dependent Fis family transcriptional regulator, whose amino-acid sequence MAKILIVDDDKSIRKTLRDILEFEKYEIDESPDGVDCIVKIKQNKYDVIILDVKMPRMDGMEAIEKILNISPDTPVIMISGHGNIDTAVEAVKKGAFDFIQKPPDLNRLLITLRNALDKSSLITEKKVLQKRVSSVKVQEIIGQSDKIDHIKDTIEKVAPTDARVLVTGQNGTGKELVARWIHQLSKRKDYPIVEVNCAAIPSELIESELFGHEKGSFTSAIKQRLGKFELAHGGTLFLDEIGDMSLSAQAKVLRALQENKITRVGGDKDLSVDVRVIAATNKDLRLEIQKGNFREDLYHRLAVIIVNVPSLNERVDDIPELVQHFIGQVCDEYNVAHKKMDSAALKALQKINWTGNIRELRNVVERLIILSGNSITSSDVDCFVGVNNQKIGKLDDLFSKYDSFEELSKHLKSEFEKYKTVLV is encoded by the coding sequence ATGGCAAAAATTCTGATTGTAGATGATGATAAAAGCATCAGAAAAACTTTAAGAGATATCCTGGAATTTGAGAAATACGAAATAGACGAATCACCTGATGGGGTTGATTGTATCGTAAAAATCAAGCAGAATAAATACGATGTCATTATTCTGGATGTTAAAATGCCCAGAATGGACGGAATGGAGGCTATTGAAAAAATTCTGAATATATCTCCTGATACCCCTGTGATTATGATTTCCGGACATGGGAATATCGATACGGCGGTAGAAGCTGTCAAAAAGGGGGCATTTGATTTTATTCAGAAGCCACCGGATCTGAACAGATTACTCATTACCTTGCGAAATGCACTCGATAAGTCCAGCCTTATTACAGAAAAGAAGGTTTTACAAAAAAGAGTCAGTTCTGTTAAAGTGCAGGAGATTATCGGTCAATCTGACAAAATAGATCACATTAAGGATACCATAGAAAAAGTTGCTCCAACGGACGCAAGGGTTCTTGTGACAGGTCAAAATGGAACAGGTAAGGAATTGGTAGCCAGATGGATACATCAATTGAGTAAACGAAAAGATTATCCGATTGTAGAAGTAAATTGTGCTGCAATTCCTTCTGAACTAATCGAAAGTGAACTTTTCGGACACGAAAAAGGCTCCTTTACATCAGCCATCAAACAAAGATTGGGCAAATTTGAATTGGCACACGGAGGGACTTTGTTTCTGGATGAAATAGGTGACATGAGTCTTTCTGCTCAAGCCAAAGTTTTGAGAGCACTTCAGGAAAATAAAATCACGAGAGTGGGTGGTGATAAAGATTTATCGGTTGATGTACGGGTGATAGCAGCTACCAATAAGGATTTAAGGTTGGAGATTCAAAAGGGTAATTTCAGAGAAGACCTTTATCATCGATTGGCGGTGATTATTGTTAATGTTCCTTCATTAAATGAAAGAGTGGATGATATCCCTGAATTAGTTCAGCATTTTATCGGACAGGTGTGCGACGAGTATAATGTAGCTCATAAAAAAATGGATTCAGCAGCTTTAAAAGCATTACAGAAAATTAATTGGACAGGAAATATCAGAGAACTCAGAAATGTGGTGGAAAGATTAATTATCCTATCAGGTAATTCTATAACCAGTAGTGATGTGGATTGTTTTGTTGGTGTAAATAATCAGAAAATCGGAAAACTCGACGATTTATTTTCAAAGTATGATAGTTTTGAAGAATTATCAAAGCATTTGAAATCTGAATTTGAAAAATATAAAACTGTCTTGGTTTAA
- a CDS encoding amidohydrolase: MVSIEEVKKSASAILDEVIEYRRHIHQYPELSFQEKETGLYIQQILTKYGIPFTSGWAGYGICAIIKGDQKGPVIALRADMDALPIAEKNSVSYQSKNKGVMHACGHDVHSASLLGTAIILSNFKNSLKGTVKLIFQPGEEKLPGGAGIMIQEGVLKYPDVEFIIGQHVFPSLEAGKVGIRSGTYMASADEIYLEVIGKGGHAAMPHECTDTIYVASQIIIALQQIVSRSASPEIPTVLSFGKFNSDGGATNIIPSRVLIEGTFRTMDEKWREKAHEQIQKVATQTAMASGAECKVEILKGYPVLNNHSEMTEHVKNQMKIFLNEKNVVDLPIRMTSEDFAFYSQVIPAVFYRLGTGNISKGIVSPVHTPTFDIDESALETGMGLMAWLALAGIGN; the protein is encoded by the coding sequence ATGGTATCAATTGAAGAAGTAAAAAAGTCAGCATCCGCCATTTTGGATGAAGTAATCGAATACAGACGGCATATCCACCAATATCCGGAGCTTTCTTTTCAGGAGAAAGAAACAGGATTGTATATCCAACAGATTTTAACTAAATATGGAATTCCTTTTACATCCGGTTGGGCAGGATACGGGATTTGCGCCATTATTAAAGGGGATCAGAAAGGGCCGGTGATAGCATTACGAGCCGACATGGATGCATTGCCAATTGCGGAAAAAAATTCCGTAAGCTATCAATCAAAAAATAAAGGTGTTATGCATGCCTGCGGACATGATGTACATTCAGCATCTCTTTTAGGTACAGCGATTATACTTTCAAATTTTAAAAACTCTCTGAAAGGGACTGTAAAGCTTATTTTTCAGCCCGGTGAAGAAAAGTTGCCCGGGGGAGCTGGCATTATGATTCAAGAAGGAGTTTTAAAATACCCGGATGTAGAATTTATTATTGGTCAACATGTATTTCCATCTTTAGAAGCAGGAAAGGTAGGCATCAGGTCAGGTACTTACATGGCTTCTGCAGATGAGATTTACCTCGAAGTTATCGGTAAGGGCGGACATGCAGCTATGCCTCATGAATGTACTGACACTATTTATGTAGCAAGTCAAATAATCATTGCATTACAACAGATAGTCTCCAGAAGTGCGTCTCCTGAAATACCTACCGTGCTTAGTTTTGGAAAGTTCAATTCAGATGGAGGTGCAACCAATATCATTCCATCAAGAGTATTGATTGAAGGTACTTTCAGAACCATGGATGAAAAATGGAGGGAGAAGGCTCATGAACAGATACAAAAGGTTGCCACTCAAACCGCGATGGCATCCGGTGCGGAATGTAAAGTGGAAATACTCAAAGGTTATCCCGTACTAAATAATCATTCGGAGATGACCGAACATGTCAAAAATCAAATGAAAATCTTTTTGAATGAAAAAAATGTGGTTGATCTACCTATCCGGATGACATCTGAAGACTTTGCCTTTTACAGTCAGGTGATTCCGGCAGTCTTCTACAGATTGGGGACAGGAAATATTTCAAAAGGAATCGTTTCGCCCGTGCACACACCTACATTTGATATTGACGAATCTGCTTTAGAGACTGGGATGGGATTGATGGCATGGTTAGCTTTGGCGGGTATAGGAAATTGA
- a CDS encoding glycosyltransferase, which produces MYDIGIVIVNYNVRNFLIQCLHSIRNSRLYGLKVEVWVVDNASVDGSVSMLKNDFPEINLIPNAENVGFSKANNQALRIINARYVLLLNPDTVLEEETLWKCYQFMQEESDCGAVGVRMIDGAGKFLPESKRAVPDIWNSFCKLTYLSALFPKSKLFSGYNLGYLPEFESAEIEVLCGAFMFIKAETLEKTGLLDEQFFMYGEDIDLSYRIIKSGSKIFYFPETSIIHYKGESTKKSSINYIKTFYGAMILYVNKHYSKGKSGSFVNFIRFAIQLRAFMSIISKFIKSLLLPLLDLIIIFLILTITKNWWSEYYFKSSSYYNESTIKYNFLLYSFIWVLGFWFFGRYDKRTEYRNIINGVLSGTMLILVVYALESEIYRTSRALILLGTISVLIYGLLSKKLIEQIKIKFFKFSNDTPGNILIVGYRKSAEKIVEILRKAKVKTESVSVISPDPEEKDYYYINNISHLGEVVKALKIDEVIFSNESMSMKDIIKSMSGMGAGVSFKIAGDDALSIIGSKSRHFNGEFYGLDISYELNKSGQKRFKRFVDLIFGILFLVLLPFILLVNTDRKRMLKLIIEVIFGSKTWVGYGGDVSDYSFLPELKPCAIPYPESGLLYLYSDDYYKTSNIEYAKNYSVWIDLDLILKNIFSLTRYTSANTDL; this is translated from the coding sequence ATGTATGATATCGGAATCGTAATAGTCAATTATAATGTCAGAAATTTTCTGATTCAATGCCTTCATTCCATCAGAAATTCTCGCTTGTATGGTTTGAAAGTTGAAGTATGGGTGGTAGATAATGCATCTGTGGACGGCTCTGTCTCGATGTTGAAAAATGACTTTCCGGAAATAAATCTTATCCCCAATGCTGAAAATGTGGGATTTTCTAAAGCAAACAATCAGGCACTCCGAATAATTAATGCCAGATATGTGTTGTTATTAAACCCTGATACAGTTCTGGAAGAAGAAACGCTTTGGAAATGTTATCAATTTATGCAGGAAGAATCAGATTGTGGCGCTGTGGGTGTCAGGATGATAGATGGTGCGGGTAAGTTTCTTCCCGAGTCAAAGAGAGCAGTACCTGATATCTGGAATTCATTTTGTAAGCTTACATATTTAAGTGCCTTATTCCCAAAGTCTAAATTATTTAGTGGGTATAACCTTGGCTATTTACCTGAATTTGAATCTGCTGAGATTGAAGTCTTATGCGGAGCTTTTATGTTTATCAAAGCTGAAACGCTGGAGAAAACAGGATTGTTAGATGAGCAATTTTTTATGTACGGAGAAGATATTGACTTGTCTTACAGAATTATTAAGTCCGGTTCAAAAATATTTTATTTTCCGGAAACGAGTATCATTCATTATAAAGGTGAAAGTACAAAAAAAAGTAGCATCAATTATATTAAGACCTTTTATGGTGCAATGATTCTGTATGTTAATAAACATTATTCCAAAGGAAAATCAGGTTCGTTTGTAAACTTTATAAGATTTGCAATACAACTCAGAGCTTTTATGAGTATTATTTCAAAGTTTATAAAAAGTTTGCTTTTACCACTTCTTGATCTGATTATAATATTTTTAATATTGACCATAACAAAGAACTGGTGGTCTGAATATTATTTTAAATCTTCATCGTACTATAATGAAAGTACTATAAAGTACAATTTTTTGTTGTATTCATTTATTTGGGTACTCGGATTTTGGTTTTTTGGCAGATATGATAAAAGGACAGAATACCGGAATATTATAAATGGTGTTTTGTCAGGCACTATGCTGATTTTAGTGGTTTATGCTTTGGAAAGTGAAATATACCGAACCAGCAGAGCACTTATTTTATTGGGAACAATTTCAGTATTAATATACGGTCTGTTATCCAAAAAGCTAATTGAGCAAATTAAAATAAAATTTTTCAAATTTTCAAACGATACGCCAGGCAATATTTTAATTGTCGGGTACAGAAAATCCGCAGAAAAAATTGTTGAAATATTAAGAAAAGCAAAAGTCAAAACAGAATCTGTATCGGTCATTAGTCCGGATCCTGAAGAAAAAGATTATTATTACATCAACAATATCAGCCACTTAGGAGAAGTTGTGAAAGCATTAAAAATCGATGAAGTCATTTTTAGCAATGAAAGTATGTCTATGAAAGATATTATCAAATCAATGTCAGGAATGGGAGCAGGTGTATCATTTAAAATTGCAGGAGATGATGCACTCAGTATTATTGGTAGTAAATCCCGTCACTTCAATGGTGAGTTTTATGGATTGGATATTAGTTACGAACTGAACAAGTCGGGGCAAAAACGTTTTAAACGATTTGTTGATTTGATATTTGGAATTTTATTTTTGGTTTTGCTGCCATTTATTTTATTGGTGAATACGGATCGCAAAAGGATGCTTAAATTAATCATAGAAGTGATTTTCGGGTCAAAAACATGGGTTGGATATGGTGGCGATGTTTCAGATTATAGTTTTTTGCCGGAGTTAAAGCCCTGTGCTATTCCTTACCCTGAATCAGGATTACTTTATTTATATTCTGATGATTACTATAAAACATCGAATATCGAGTACGCAAAAAATTATTCGGTTTGGATCGATTTAGATTTGATTCTGAAAAATATTTTCTCTTTAACACGTTATACTTCTGCAAACACAGATTTATGA
- the recR gene encoding recombination protein RecR, which yields MNFSSKILEDAVQALSALPGIGKKSALRLALHLVQDKTQKSTRISNALTRLENDIRNCRTCGNISDHDVCNICLAPHRKKNIICVVESTRDVMAIEETDQFSGTYHVLGGVISPLDGIGPSDLNIDALLLRIKQYDVDEIIMAISPTIEGETTIYYISRMLQDTGIKVSVIARGVSFGGELEYADELTLGRSIVSRIPYSVQS from the coding sequence ATGAATTTTTCGTCAAAAATATTGGAAGATGCCGTTCAGGCATTATCAGCATTACCCGGAATTGGTAAGAAATCGGCATTAAGGCTGGCATTGCACTTGGTTCAGGATAAAACACAAAAATCTACCCGCATTTCCAATGCACTCACAAGATTGGAAAACGACATCAGAAATTGTAGGACCTGTGGAAATATTTCAGATCATGATGTATGTAATATTTGTCTGGCACCACACCGCAAAAAAAATATTATCTGTGTTGTTGAAAGCACACGAGATGTGATGGCCATTGAAGAAACAGATCAATTTAGCGGGACTTATCACGTATTGGGAGGTGTCATATCCCCATTGGACGGTATCGGGCCTTCAGATTTGAATATCGATGCACTTTTATTGAGGATTAAACAATACGATGTGGATGAGATTATAATGGCAATCAGCCCGACAATAGAAGGTGAAACGACAATTTATTATATCTCCAGAATGTTACAGGACACGGGCATTAAAGTTTCTGTGATTGCCAGAGGTGTTTCATTTGGCGGAGAACTCGAATATGCGGACGAGTTGACTCTTGGTCGCTCCATCGTTTCCAGAATTCCTTATTCTGTTCAATCATAA
- the tatC gene encoding twin-arginine translocase subunit TatC, whose product MLKFLKGKKKEEPGEIKEMGFLDHLEELRWHVIRAAISIVIFAILALVHQKWVFEHIIFAPKQKDFLTYRLFCALSERTCFYPPDLPLITRELGEQFFIGISVSIYLGFVAAFPYVFYEFWKFIKPGLYDTERKIASRLVFVTSLLFSIGVAFGYFLIAPFAITWLGSYSVGTEAINSPTLASYVNYLTMFTIPTGLAFELPIVVFFLAKAGIVGPEIMKKFRREALLVIFILAAIITPPDAITQILIGVPVYLLYEISIRIAANVVKSNNEIK is encoded by the coding sequence ATGCTGAAATTTTTAAAAGGAAAGAAAAAGGAAGAACCCGGAGAAATTAAAGAGATGGGCTTTTTGGACCATCTGGAAGAACTGAGATGGCATGTAATCAGAGCAGCCATATCTATTGTAATATTTGCAATCTTGGCATTAGTTCATCAAAAATGGGTATTCGAACATATTATTTTCGCACCCAAACAAAAAGACTTCCTGACCTACAGATTATTTTGTGCACTTTCAGAGCGTACCTGTTTTTATCCACCTGACTTACCATTAATTACAAGAGAACTGGGAGAACAATTTTTTATTGGCATCAGTGTTTCCATTTATCTGGGTTTTGTAGCCGCATTTCCTTATGTATTTTACGAATTCTGGAAGTTTATCAAACCCGGACTGTATGATACTGAGAGAAAAATTGCCAGCAGACTGGTTTTTGTAACATCCTTATTGTTTTCTATTGGGGTTGCTTTCGGATATTTTTTGATCGCACCTTTTGCCATCACCTGGTTGGGAAGCTATTCTGTTGGGACGGAAGCAATTAACAGTCCGACATTAGCATCATACGTTAACTATCTGACTATGTTTACCATTCCGACAGGTCTCGCTTTTGAACTTCCAATCGTTGTATTTTTTCTGGCAAAAGCCGGAATTGTAGGTCCTGAAATCATGAAAAAATTCAGGAGGGAAGCTTTGCTTGTCATATTTATTTTAGCGGCTATTATTACTCCTCCCGATGCTATCACACAAATCCTGATTGGTGTACCTGTCTATTTATTATATGAAATCAGTATCAGGATTGCGGCCAATGTGGTAAAATCAAATAATGAAATTAAATGA
- a CDS encoding CBS domain-containing protein has translation MSLKKREPVTSIMTTQPFSVNVTQSLEDVEDLLNEHSIRHIPVVAGDKLVGMISRTDLERISFVTGVEGNRLKTEVYKGYTIEQVMTKSVQTVDKADTVKDAAEVLSFGAFHAVPVVDNKKLIGIVTTTDLINYLLDQY, from the coding sequence ATGAGTTTAAAGAAAAGAGAACCCGTAACAAGTATCATGACAACACAGCCCTTTAGTGTTAATGTGACACAGTCTTTGGAGGATGTGGAAGATTTGCTCAATGAGCATAGTATCAGACATATTCCCGTAGTCGCAGGTGATAAATTGGTTGGGATGATTAGCCGAACAGACTTAGAACGTATTAGTTTTGTAACCGGTGTGGAAGGAAATCGATTGAAAACAGAAGTTTATAAAGGATATACCATAGAACAGGTGATGACAAAAAGCGTGCAAACTGTAGATAAAGCCGACACAGTAAAAGACGCAGCAGAAGTGTTGAGTTTTGGTGCTTTTCACGCAGTACCTGTAGTCGATAATAAGAAATTGATTGGAATAGTTACGACTACAGATTTGATAAATTATCTCCTTGATCAATATTAA
- a CDS encoding TM0996/MTH895 family glutaredoxin-like protein, producing MLDIKILGPGCPKCKTTYHNVLEAVKQLGIEANVTKIEDIMEIMKYNVLSTPVLMINEVAKIKGRTADVNEIKQLLSA from the coding sequence ATGTTAGACATAAAAATACTCGGGCCAGGATGTCCAAAATGTAAAACTACTTACCATAATGTTCTCGAAGCTGTAAAACAATTGGGTATCGAAGCCAATGTGACCAAGATAGAAGATATCATGGAAATCATGAAATACAATGTGCTATCAACACCAGTTCTCATGATCAATGAAGTAGCTAAAATCAAAGGACGTACGGCCGATGTTAATGAGATCAAACAATTATTATCAGCATAG
- a CDS encoding thioredoxin family protein, with translation MKDIVIFGANCGKCKKAEAIIKSVITKYDLKANITKCENLEVMIQHNVSYLPSIMINNVIKFKGIVPTEKEFLKALQ, from the coding sequence ATGAAAGACATTGTCATATTTGGAGCCAATTGCGGCAAATGCAAAAAAGCAGAAGCAATTATAAAATCCGTAATAACAAAATATGATCTGAAGGCAAATATCACCAAATGCGAAAATCTGGAAGTCATGATTCAACACAATGTCTCTTACCTGCCTTCCATCATGATTAATAATGTCATCAAATTCAAAGGCATCGTACCGACAGAAAAAGAGTTTTTAAAAGCATTACAATAA